The following nucleotide sequence is from Mangifera indica cultivar Alphonso chromosome 17, CATAS_Mindica_2.1, whole genome shotgun sequence.
TCTAGGTTATTTCTCCTTACCGATCAAACACATACCTCtaattaaagtgatttttttcaacgaagacaaaatcatcttcgCCATAGTATCTTCATCTTGAGGGAGGGCAAATGCAGCCGGAGATGGCAAAGTTCATTGTCTCTGTTGATGGTTTCAAAACTAGGTTTCAAACTTTgggaaaattttattagattttcaaattggaaGAGGGGGCAGGGGGAAGggaatgtgataaaactttagttttaaagttttttttaaatgatggtTTTGTCTTTAACcttaattaagaattttaatagaattttgtttATGGGTGAAACTTTGGGTTTTTTATGATTGGAAGGTGGTAATTTGGGGTTACATCTAACCTtaggtgagaacaagtctttcaGCCAAGATTCTTTATTGAATCTTGATATCCACTATGATGATATAAGATAATTGCAAATAAAGAGTTAGACAAGGAGTGATTTTTATAATGTGATTCATATTGTATTGCTTGAGAGACTTCATCCACGATTAGAACATCAATGACTTTAGGGGAATGCTCCAACAAAGTATGTGTATAAAGATTACAAGAAAGTGTCGATTGAATGAAGTAGAATCAAGAAACAAAAATGGAAAACCCTAGAGCTTTATcgaaagagagaagaaatttGTATAacctattatttttattaaattgactaaaaagttatatgaaagaaattatatttgaatttatactcTCTCGAATCTTATGTGGCAATCCGAATGAAAGCATAACCAAAAAACATTGATCTTTTACAAAGAAAGACATACCAACCCCAATTCTCAGTTGTAGTATTTCATTATCTGGACCAGTAACCAACTACTAGCAGTATGTGCGATCTGTATGGTGAAAATGTACAAAACATGGGCACattggaaaaaatataaaaaatcccTACCATGCACATCACAGAAACTAGGCAAATATCCAATAACCCCACATATATTGGAAACTATACAAAACCCTCTACCACTCGCATCACACATGTTTAGTAAAAATCCAAAAACCCTGACCTGCATTTGATTTCACCATATGCTACCTCTGTAGTCACTATGAATCACAGAGAGTGATgaataatcaatcaaaatctCCCACTTTCAAACATTGGTTTCTTACTCGTGCAAAGGAACTCTTTCTTGGCAACTTGGACAACTTATAACGATGTTTGTCCCGCATCTCACTACGAAGATCGGGATCTTTATAAAAGGCTTTAGAAAGCTTTCGTCTTCATATTTAGTCGCGAACACAAAACCATTCACAAATTTCATGAATATCACAGATGATTCAAGCTATATCACACCATAAAAATCACATATCAAAACCTATGAAAAATTTCTAAATCTCAATATTATAAGCTATGGTGAGTTggaatgatatattaattttctccCTATTTCAATCActgaaaatgactaaaattgataaagatCTCATTGAAAATTGGTATATGTGATTTGTTTTCGCTATACAGGTTTAACACGTGTTTTCAATcgtgaaaattaaaattaagacttgtttatatatagataattttatcaAGTGTAATGTGTGGTAACTAGGCTGAATAATTCATTTTCAGTTGATCTACCTTTAACTTAGTGAGTAGACATGCAAACCAACTAGAGAAAAGAAAACCGCCATTTCTCCTTATAACAGTTATAATTCTATTGAGTATTGATTGGATACTGGGTAGTGAAACTAACTAAAGCAGAGCCTCTCTTTCTACTTTCTCGTATAGAGGAAGTATCCAAATCAAGATAGCCAGCCAACATCAAATTTTGACCCTCAAAAACACAGCATGCACATACTACATGAGGACTGTTCTAAACTTTTTAACCTCAGATTGGGAAAGATGGAGACACAGTTAAGGGTAAGTTGAAGGTAGCTTAAATGGTCAACACGTACAGCTTAGACTTTATTTGGATAGAGACAACTGCTCTCTTATTAGCCtcataaaaagatgaaattattaattattatgacagaggaaagagagaagaggaagaagatgaatgtATATTTCTCACGGGCAAAAGTTCCATTCCTTAAAGAAGAGACCATAACATAATTACTACAATTCAATTAATAACCATTCATCTCTAATTAAGCTGATTTCAAGAAGGGAAATTTCATAAACACCCCCATTAATCTATTTTCAATCACTCCCATTAGATTTGCAAACATTTATTCAACTCCAGCAACattttttcaactcaaatcGACTAGCCCTCAAAGTGTAGTTTGAATGACAAACGAGTGAAATTCTAAGTATGAGAGCAAAGGTTCAAATCCTTTCCGATGACATTTTAAGATAAGACTCTTAACTTAATACAATGGATGTAAGTCCGATCACTAGACCTAAAATTTCACTTGTTTAGTGTGATCGGTTCAATCCTGAAAGAGGAATTTAACTTAAGTAAGGTTCTcttattaccaaaaaaaaaaatttattcaactccACCTACTGTTTAAAAACAAGGAACTATGACTACCATTTGGAATATTTGTATAGTGTTTAGGTGAGAGCCACTCTTGTATAACTACATAGACTACCCATTTGGAATTGAATCAACTATATCAAACAGATAAAACTTTGGATCCAATAATTGATCATACAACCATTTCACTATATAAGTCAAAGgtttgatcttgatatgttGCTAGCGAATTTGAAACCTAAGCCCCCATACTTGGGGATTCTATATCCTTTAACTCAAGCTATCATTTGGAGGCTAcatatcttattttcttatgaATCTGGAAAAAGTACTTTTGTTCTTACATTGAAGAATGatgtattcaaaattgatttaaattttataagggTGTCattgttgattttaatttatgtggGAGGTAAGACAAAGAATAGGGGTGGGTTGTAGGTGTCAATGTCCTTGTCCTCGCTCATTTGGCCAATAAGGGATGAAAATTAAGAATGACCACGAAATATGACAGATCATTGGTATTAAATACCAGCTGCTCTCTTTATCTgcaagttttagtttttatatagaGGCTTGACATGAGATGAATTACAAAGTGAAAAATCTACACACCTCTCAAGATCATCTTCATTTATGTTAGCTACACGACTTTAAGGACCACAggcattcttttttttttatcaaatttttatgtgACTAATGAATACTCAAAGCATCAACAACAAAGATATATATCTAACAAATATTTATGAGGAGATTAATCAGTACTTCCCTGTAAActcaaatgaaatataaattaaagaggTAGATAGAGGGTTTAAAATTTGTCTGTAAAAAGTCATACAACTATAAAAAtgaatcatatatataatataaacaatattatatgtatctatttggaGTGTACAGATTTGAATATACTTATGTTTATCATCACgtgattgagttttattttatttttaatttaaaatcatctaattatatgataaaatacattaaatatatatatatatatatatatatatatatatatatatatatatatatatatatatatatatatatatatatatatatatatttatgtattcaaaatgggtatacaaaaatttatagatgtaatattaattgaagaaaatggaTGACAATAAGCGTGGagtcatatattatataaggaaattaattaaacacataCATGATATCccattaaattataattcttaatttagataaatatattacaAGGCTGAGTCtatcataattcaatttatggacaaaatatttgacttttaaggacaaattttttatttttaaagacgGTATTTACTTTTAAGAGCCAATTTTTAACTTGCTGGGACGAATATTTCTTGCCCAGTTCAGTTGTATctactaaaacaaaattaagcacTTCAGGTGATGGTCTGATGTTCCCATTTTTGCCTGGTGGAGTCTGCCTTAATTTTGCTATATATATGAGATTAACTGTTTTCCTGATTGCAAAATACTAACTGTATGAACATGATATATGGATAACTCATAAAATGTCCaatacatatacatatgtatgtatgtatgtatgtatgtatgtatgtttagGTAAGTCTGATGAGAGTATTTATTGTAGCAGACATGGAGAGAGATGGGAGCTAAAGCAGGAAGCTGACTCCATCATCAAGTTGGGTAAGTGGACAAAGAAGAGATCCTAATAGTGTTATATTTTTCTCATCTTCTCTGCTGTCCATATTTGTGAGGTGCTTTTATGGTGTTTGTCCTCTTCCAAACATCTAATTTATGCTattaaatacaattttcttAGAGGTAATTCTAATTGAAAAGATTGATTCGTGGATGTTAGCAGTCTTAATTAGCCATAAGCACTTCAGTACAAGAATCTAATACTATTGGATTCTCAAGCTCATAATTTATATGCTGATGCTTCCTGACCCATCCAAAATTATTAGCtttttctattcaaatataaacaattgcatatatatataagcacaTGCCTAGCATCAATCTTAATATGGAGAATCTAATAAcactaggaaaaaaaaaaactttaataagaggaaaattttttctattactGTTGTTAATACACTTTTAAATGAGAGAAGGTATAACAATGGTTGATGATAGGAAATAaacttttaacaattatttttcttcttttttaagttataaatttatttttattttaacgaGAGTATAAATAAtcagtaattaaaattataaaaaaatacttataataatcaaatattatcctcattatttttttcttactaatactattttttttttgtagtgtaaATAATACatgtttgtttcatttcttgattaatgagttttttttttttaccgttTCTTCAGGGTTAAACCAATCATATTGAACAGATAAAACTTTGACAGCTATATCAAATAAAGTTAAGAGTTTGATCATATGGCTATAAAGAGTCTCAAACCCAAGTTTCTCTCTTCGAAATTACACATATTTTGCCATTCAAACTACCCCTTGGATCACTACATTAGTACCTTGTTTGCGAaagaattaaacttttttttttttaacaactgATATAGATAATCACTATACAGTAATGGATTACTTCTTCAATGCAAAAATCTTTACAAGAAAGGTTTTACGGTTGATACATCAGTGGTGGAACTAGCTAGATTGGGATCATGTTATTTGCTAATTTgttgataaagaaaaaacaaattattaatatttttttatatcaccAATTTGAGTACTACATCTCACATTCTAGTATTGAAATctgattattttgaatttttttcaaaattaatttttgatcaACTATTTATAAAAGTAATTATCTTACAATCTCCCTTGAATACATAAGGaagattattttcaaatattgattacaaaaagaaaaatatcctgTTTCAATTCAActtacaatttaataaaaagatattaataatcttattatatattttttgttttaatattaatgtaaaACATATATGTTAAAGACAATATGATTTGATACTAAACCGTTTATTTAATACTAAATGGACCATACTAAATAGCTAGAATTCTTAGTTTAATAATCgatctcataatttttataccaTCTAAATCAAGAATTTAAGCTTATATAATTTGGTTGTAAGGttaaatcacaacaaaattataccCTTTTGTACGAGAGTTTTTGATTGATCTAgtcatacaataaaataatttaattaaccatAATTAATTCTTGTAATTATGAAGGACCAAAAAACTTGAAGTACGGAAAtgcatacaaatatatatagacaaaaatagaaaaaaaattaaaataggcagAGATAAAAATTTCGCCCCCTTAGTCCGCTGTAGGTGTAGCAGGGCAGAGAGGTGAGGAGAGAGTGGTCGCTCTCATTTCATCATAATAACAACAAACCCATCTGGACTCAGAGATTAGATTTGCCATCACTAATGCTTCCAAAACCCTAACTCTGTTATCCTCTCCCTATTGCCCTTCCTCAGTGCTACCCCTAATTTCCCTCTTTACCTCGAATACCcgcttaaattttatttttttaccattgCAGCAGGCCCCAGCTTACATGGGCACTACTAATCCCACTTTACCCTCGTCTCTCACTCAAAACTCTTTAGATCCTATTCTAtgttatttatctatataaaggAGTTTAATTAACTGTTATGATACAGACATTGCCCGGTTTCAAAGCAAGGGGTATAGGGAGAATAAAAGCTACCTTTTTATCTCCTATTGGTGTTGGGTTGTGTTGTGTTCTTTGTTTTCTCCTTCTTCCTTGGCTgatttcttctctctttcttcttcatcttcttgggTTAACGAGCCTCTTTTTGTAAGTTAATTGGGTGGAAAGACATGTCGAGCTGCACCGATGCTGGTCCCGAGCAACTTTGCTACATCCCTTGCAACTTTTGCAATATAGTTCTTGCGGTATCTGATCTGCAactctcttctttctttaatGGGATCtgctttttcagtttttatcagCCCTCCACTAAcgttttttgtttgttttctagtCTTTCTCCATGTACACCCAACAAGAAACAACATTTTAGATCACGATAAAAGCTATAGTCTTTGCTTCTGTGATCAGTTCCTCGTGCTATATCactaaaattttgttgattttctctCTGAagtttcttgattttgttacagTCAGGTCTCCATCGTTAAGACTTTCTTTTTCCTCCTCCTTATGCAGTCAAAAAAGGAAGTCAGACCTAAAGGTCCAGAGGGATTATAtctgaaatataatattattttgataaaactgcAGAGTTTTTTAACGTTAAAACAAGTATTGGATGATAAGATGATGAAGACTACTTGATAACCCTTTGATTTACTTGTGCGTGGCATATCTTTCCCTCCCCAAAGCACAAAACTGCACAAAACCACAGCCACAACCAGCTTCAACTTGGTGCTGTTTACTGCAGATCAACTTTCCCCATCTTTAACTAAtcagaaaaaacaaaatcaaacttctCAGTTTCCCGATGATCTGGGCTATTTTCACGGCCcctaaattttaatgtttcGACAACTGAAAGATTTGTTATTGTAAGTTAATTATTGGATGCGCTGCGCAGGTGAGTGTTCCTTGCAGCAGTTTGTTTGACATCGTGACCGTCCGATGCGGGCACTGCAGTAATCTATGGTCCGTGAATATGGCAGCTGCGTTTCAGTCACTTTCATGGCAAGATGTTCAGGTGATACAGTTTatggtaaaataaatatataatataaattaaacctCTATATATCGCATTGTTGAGCTTACTTTAGGGCATTTATAGCCTCAGAAATCTAGGGTTTCTTGGGTCTACTTCTTTCGAGGAAATCGAACCATTCAGGACCTAAATCGAGTCTTTCAAAGCATTTCTCTCTGAGGGGTTTGCTGCAGGGAAGCCTAGCAGCCGCCATAGCTAAACCTATTTTATTGCTTTTTCTAGAGCTGGGTCTTGCGGCTGCAGTTGTTTGATGCGTCAGGACCTGTCCGCTAACCCCCCATTAAGTTTCAGCACTTCTCACTAGGGTTTTCCTTTACTTTCTTGAGCCGCTTTTTGAAGAATACTTCCTTGATTTGATTGACATGAATGTTGGGTTTCTAGGTTTAatgatttctttaattttcaacacCTTTGTCCTCTTCTTTGGAAACAAAACCTAGCGAAACTGGGGTTTTGAGATCTTTAAGCCCTTGATTCTACTACTGTTTAACTGGGTTTAATAAGATTCTGCTTTTTAACTCAGATGTTACAAATCTAACCGATTCAGTCACTTCAAAGCTtgtttttcttcccttttctctgtccatttctctctctctctctctcctattATTGGGAACACACGCATAAGAGTTAACAAAAATTGAGGCTCTTAGTGAGAAGCTTGTTCCTTAGTAAAAAAGGCAATGGCATTAAAAAGAGTATCAACATCTTCCATTACAATTTCATGTGTTGAATACTGGTTTATAACCTTTGGTAAATGGTAATTAGACATGCATCTTTTATTTTGCTGTtaaatattagttatattattaagtttaaacCATTTCATAGGCCCCCAACAACACGCCAGATTACAGAGTTGACTTGGGTTCCTCCTCCAAATGCAACAACAAGATATCACTGCGACCACCAACTCATCATGTGCCTGAGGAAAGGGTTGTCAATCGACGTGAGTCACCACATACCTTTCTAGTTCAGGCACCTCTTTGTTTAACACTTTTCTCTTCCCTAAATATGATTGTATATGGTTAAAGTTCATGTATGCATACGATTCATGTGCGGCTGATTTCATGTTTCAGCTCCCGAGAAGAGGCAGCGAGTACCTTCTGCCTATAACCAGTTCATAAAGTAATGAAACTGCAATCACCTTCTTTCTTGTTAATTTAATGTCTTCTGCCTGAAATCTTTATATTTACTAAAGGAAAAATTTGTAATGTAGAGAGGAGATCCAAAGGATCAAGGCTAATAACCCAGATATCAGCCACAGGGAAGCTTTCAGTACCGCTGCAAAGAATGTAAGTGGTCCATATATACATTGTTGaaactcaaaaaattgaaaattatttccatTGTTACTAAGAAATCCcatatttacttatattttcTAGTGGGCACACTTCCCTCATATCCATTTTGGGCTGATGCTGGAGGCCAACAACCAACCTAAGCTGGATGATGTAAGTACCTGGGTATTTCGTtattaagaatatataatttctcaattaCCCACCAGATGTcctgggggaaaatttttttcACGTATGGCCACTGATATTTGAAAGCAACAGCTCAAGCCTcgagttattaatattttcataactTTCATACAAGCATGCCATATATCCTTGCCCTTGCTATTAATACATTCATCGTTTTCGATGAATTTTTACAGGCTTCTGATAAGCGTCTCGTGTCAAGGGCAGCCCTCCTGAATAAATGAAGGATGTTGTTCAGTTTTCAAGAGCACTGCTGCAGTGAAGTGTGAGCTCCGGCAGTAAAGAAAGTCGACTGAAACTTAATGACTTTATATTcttcttcactgtttatttgtcTCGAGTAcgttgtttaattatttaattaggtCATGTTAAGCTACTTTTCGTTGGCTGTCTTTGTTGATCAATGGCttttcaattaaagatattttgaCTTTAATGactttcaaaacatttttacGAGAGTATTTATGCTGggattaaagaaataatttttttatttccgtACAAGCATGCTAGGTTCCAGTTTGTATTTAGTAGGTGACATTAGGGTTTATGTAGGTTTACCCAGGCTTTATTATTTGCGTGTGTTTCTAGGGATCAGAACTCTGACAACAAGGTGTGTGCgcgtgtgtttatatatatatttatatgtatgtataaattgtAGGTTTTAACATtctaatattaataaacaagaaattttttaatttccttttgtaACTTtcctaagagagaaaataatctgaCTCATTTTTAGGATTTTCCCATTTACTTGGACCTTCAAGGCACTGATTTGGATGATATCATGAATTGATTATCCCATATACgacattaataaaactatatatatatgatttttatatataaataattatttattatcgtataaatatatattattttatctttaaaggatatatcattttttatatataaaaattgtgcatataatattactatatgaCATTTTCCCCATTTGAATCAATGTGCTAATATATATGTACCCTCCATTGGTATTTgcttatatatgtattaaattttgtttttagggtttaaatcCTTGAAGTAAATACATCAAATTAAAAGGCAATTCCAAATAgatatattgttaaatattatcattAGAAAAAGCGCGTATTCAAGGGGTTGTAGATGTAGGTTTCGTGGTTATCAACGGATTATCTATCTTGACATGTGATAGGTGGATGTTGTGAAGTTGAGCCCAAAAGCAATCTTTAACATCCTATAATGGAAGAGCAAGCTAGCTTGTTGAG
It contains:
- the LOC123199989 gene encoding axial regulator YABBY 5-like, with the protein product MSSCTDAGPEQLCYIPCNFCNIVLAVSVPCSSLFDIVTVRCGHCSNLWSVNMAAAFQSLSWQDVQAPNNTPDYRVDLGSSSKCNNKISLRPPTHHVPEERVVNRPPEKRQRVPSAYNQFIKEEIQRIKANNPDISHREAFSTAAKNWAHFPHIHFGLMLEANNQPKLDDASDKRLVSRAALLNK